From Candidatus Syntrophoarchaeum caldarius, the proteins below share one genomic window:
- a CDS encoding Chaperonin Cpn60/TCP-1 gives MAGQLGGTPILILKEGAERTRGREAQNRNIMAAKAVAGAVRTTLGPKGMDKMLVDSLGDVVITNDGATILKEMDIEHPAAKMMVEIAKTQDDEVGDGTTTAVVLAGELLKKAEDLLEQDIHPTVIAAGYRLAAEKSYDVLSEVAQEVSPEDKEVLRKVAKTAMTGKGTDVTRDSLINLAVDAVTAIVEEDGTVDIENIKVEKKMGGGIEDSELIDGIVIDKERAHPNMPKKVENAKIALLNCPLEIEKTEIDAKIEITSPDQLKLFLDEEENMLKDMVDKIKATGATALFCQKGIDDIAQHFLAKAGIIGVRRVKESDMKKLGRATGGRVVSSVDELEPSSLGSAGLVEERKIGGDEMIFIEKCQNPKAVTLILRGGTEHVVDELERGMHDALRVVGVAIEEKKVIAGGGSPETELALRLRDYASTIGGREQLAIEAFAASLEIIPRTLAENAGLDPIDMLVAIRSAHETGDKNAGLDVMKGKIINMADAGVFEPLKIKTQAISSATEAAVMILRIDDVIASSKSTGGQSPGGMPPDMSGMGGGMGGMEY, from the coding sequence AAAAGGTATGGATAAGATGCTTGTGGACTCACTCGGTGACGTCGTAATTACAAATGATGGTGCGACAATTCTGAAGGAGATGGATATTGAGCATCCTGCAGCAAAGATGATGGTCGAGATCGCAAAGACCCAGGATGACGAGGTCGGTGACGGTACGACCACAGCGGTTGTGCTCGCGGGAGAGCTATTGAAAAAGGCGGAAGACTTATTAGAACAGGATATTCATCCAACTGTAATCGCAGCAGGATACAGGCTTGCAGCAGAAAAATCTTATGATGTGCTTAGCGAGGTGGCACAGGAAGTCTCGCCAGAAGACAAAGAGGTACTGCGCAAAGTTGCAAAGACAGCGATGACAGGGAAAGGCACCGATGTAACTCGTGACAGCCTCATAAATCTTGCAGTGGATGCGGTGACCGCGATCGTGGAAGAGGATGGAACGGTTGATATCGAGAATATCAAGGTTGAGAAGAAGATGGGCGGTGGCATCGAGGACTCCGAACTTATTGATGGTATCGTCATTGATAAAGAGCGGGCGCATCCAAACATGCCAAAGAAGGTTGAGAACGCAAAGATCGCACTCCTGAACTGCCCGCTGGAGATTGAGAAGACTGAGATTGATGCCAAGATTGAGATCACATCACCAGATCAGCTCAAGCTTTTCCTTGATGAAGAAGAAAATATGCTCAAAGATATGGTCGACAAGATTAAAGCGACCGGTGCGACCGCACTCTTCTGTCAGAAAGGAATTGATGATATTGCACAGCACTTCCTGGCAAAGGCAGGCATTATCGGGGTAAGAAGGGTAAAAGAGAGTGACATGAAGAAACTTGGTCGCGCAACTGGTGGCAGGGTTGTCTCAAGTGTCGATGAACTCGAACCATCAAGCCTTGGAAGCGCTGGTCTCGTTGAGGAGCGCAAAATTGGCGGAGACGAGATGATCTTCATTGAGAAGTGTCAGAATCCAAAAGCTGTCACACTCATCCTGCGCGGCGGTACCGAGCATGTGGTTGATGAACTCGAACGCGGTATGCATGATGCACTGCGGGTTGTTGGCGTTGCGATAGAGGAGAAGAAAGTAATAGCCGGTGGTGGATCACCTGAGACAGAACTTGCACTGCGACTCAGAGATTATGCATCAACTATTGGTGGACGTGAGCAGCTTGCGATCGAGGCGTTTGCAGCATCACTTGAGATCATTCCGAGAACGCTTGCAGAGAACGCAGGTCTTGATCCGATCGATATGCTCGTTGCGATCCGATCTGCACACGAGACCGGTGACAAGAACGCAGGTCTTGATGTGATGAAGGGTAAGATCATCAACATGGCAGATGCTGGTGTTTTCGAGCCTCTGAAGATCAAAACACAGGCAATAAGTTCTGCGACAGAAGCGGCGGTTATGATCCTGCGTATAGATGATGTTATCGCAAGTTCAAAATCCACAGGCGGACAGTCTCCAGGTGGCATGCCTCCAGACATGAGCGGTATGGGTGGCGGCATGGGCGGTATGGAATACTGA
- a CDS encoding phosphoribosylaminoimidazole carboxylase, catalytic subunit — protein MPIAIDVCNVLEEHEIKFDLRTISAHRNPDELDIYLNELRKEGSEIGVVIAIAGLSAALPGVIASKCDLPVIGVPVSAKLMGLDSLLSMVQMPKGVPVGVVGIDNGKNAALLAIRILKLFK, from the coding sequence ATGCCGATCGCGATAGATGTTTGTAATGTACTGGAAGAGCATGAGATCAAATTCGATCTCCGGACGATTTCTGCACACAGAAACCCCGATGAACTTGATATCTACCTGAATGAACTCAGAAAAGAGGGGAGTGAGATCGGTGTTGTGATTGCAATTGCAGGGCTCTCCGCTGCACTGCCTGGTGTTATTGCTTCAAAGTGCGATCTACCCGTGATTGGTGTTCCTGTCTCAGCAAAGCTGATGGGTCTTGACTCGCTTCTATCAATGGTTCAAATGCCAAAAGGAGTACCCGTAGGAGTTGTTGGTATTGACAACGGCAAAAACGCGGCGCTACTTGCAATCCGGATATTGAAACTCTTTAAATAA
- a CDS encoding phenylalanyl-tRNA synthetase beta subunit encodes MPIISLNYRDLEDLTGLNRDDVIRRIPMIGADIERIEDDHVDVEFFPNRPDLFSVEGVARAMRTFMGSESGIKVYNVEPSDVILEIDPSVKPLRPFIVCAVVRDLDFTIPSFIEALMGLQEHLHWVLGRDRKRVSIGVHDISRVKPPFTYLGKSPDFAFVPLDYDYEMTMEEILHKHPKGIKFANILEGMDQYPLIIDANGDVLSFPPIINGELTRVTENTRDVFIDVTGTTDAVEFALNILATALIERGGDARSVELVDLETGTRTTTPDLTPAHMSLSVKKASNLIGINLSADDCRNSLERMGFGIERVDGENMEVLIPAYRPDILHDFDLIEDIAIGYGYDRITPEMPVTPGVGSIHPLEVTKSAIRDVLVGLGFYEVMTFTLTSPLIQFERMRWSSSNSHLSLMHPINEEQTILRPSILPNLLEILALNRHRELPQQVFEIGDVIINERDELHLAAVSIHHSADFAEVRSLVDAVIHELWSGQPIQIVPSNNSAFIEGRRADIILNDEIVGFFGEFHPDVITAFELEYPTVGFEINVSKLEE; translated from the coding sequence ATGCCGATCATAAGCTTGAATTACAGGGATTTAGAGGATCTCACAGGTCTCAACAGGGACGATGTGATCAGGAGGATTCCAATGATCGGGGCAGACATTGAGCGGATCGAGGACGATCATGTTGATGTTGAGTTCTTCCCAAACAGACCTGATCTCTTCAGTGTTGAGGGTGTTGCAAGGGCTATGAGAACTTTTATGGGTTCTGAGTCTGGCATAAAAGTGTATAACGTTGAGCCTTCAGACGTTATACTTGAGATCGACCCTTCCGTCAAGCCACTCCGTCCCTTCATCGTATGCGCTGTTGTAAGAGATCTTGATTTCACAATCCCTTCTTTCATTGAAGCATTGATGGGGCTCCAGGAACACCTTCACTGGGTGCTTGGGCGGGATAGAAAGCGTGTCTCTATTGGCGTGCATGACATCTCACGCGTGAAACCACCTTTTACCTATTTGGGCAAATCACCAGATTTTGCGTTTGTGCCACTTGATTACGACTACGAGATGACGATGGAGGAGATCCTGCATAAACATCCCAAAGGTATAAAATTTGCAAACATTCTTGAAGGTATGGATCAATATCCGCTGATCATCGATGCAAACGGGGATGTTTTATCCTTTCCGCCAATCATAAATGGTGAACTCACACGTGTTACCGAGAATACGCGGGATGTCTTCATCGATGTTACAGGGACAACTGATGCAGTTGAATTTGCCCTTAATATTCTTGCCACCGCCCTTATTGAACGTGGAGGAGATGCCAGATCTGTTGAACTTGTGGATCTTGAAACAGGCACGCGCACAACCACGCCAGACCTTACACCAGCACATATGTCCCTCTCGGTTAAAAAGGCTTCAAATCTTATTGGGATTAACTTGAGCGCTGATGACTGCAGAAATTCACTTGAGAGAATGGGTTTTGGAATTGAGAGGGTTGATGGCGAAAACATGGAAGTTTTAATACCAGCATATCGCCCAGATATACTGCATGATTTTGATCTCATCGAGGATATTGCCATAGGATATGGATACGATCGAATAACGCCCGAAATGCCAGTTACTCCAGGTGTTGGAAGCATCCATCCACTCGAGGTTACAAAATCGGCTATAAGAGACGTTTTAGTCGGGCTTGGATTCTATGAAGTTATGACCTTCACACTGACATCCCCACTCATACAGTTTGAACGAATGCGCTGGAGTTCATCTAACTCACATCTTTCGCTCATGCACCCAATAAACGAGGAACAAACGATATTAAGACCTTCAATTCTACCAAATCTCCTTGAGATACTCGCACTCAACAGGCACAGAGAACTTCCGCAGCAGGTCTTTGAGATTGGTGATGTCATCATTAACGAGCGGGATGAACTTCACCTTGCAGCGGTCTCGATCCATCATAGCGCAGATTTTGCCGAGGTTAGGTCGCTGGTGGATGCAGTAATTCACGAGCTCTGGAGTGGGCAGCCAATCCAGATTGTTCCTTCGAATAACAGTGCATTTATTGAAGGGAGAAGAGCAGATATTATATTGAACGATGAGATCGTCGGGTTCTTTGGCGAGTTTCATCCAGATGTGATCACCGCATTCGAACTTGAGTATCCAACCGTTGGATTTGAGATTAACGTATCTAAACTGGAGGAGTGA